A window of the Cicer arietinum cultivar CDC Frontier isolate Library 1 chromosome 6, Cicar.CDCFrontier_v2.0, whole genome shotgun sequence genome harbors these coding sequences:
- the LOC101496084 gene encoding leucine-rich repeat receptor-like protein kinase PXC2 yields MKQDQFINLPLFLVLFGPFLVISQNQPFNEDMLGLIVFKAGLEDPKNKLSTWNEDDYSPCNWDGVKCDPSTNRVSSLILDGFSLYGHINRGLMRLQFLQILSLSRNNFTGTIKNDLLTLWNLKVVDLSENNLFGTIPDGFFQQCWSLRVLSFSKNNLTGKIPDSLTSCFSLATLNFSSNQLCGELPYGMWFLRELQSLDLSNNLIKGNIPEGFQNLYDLRELRVGKNLFTGKIPESVGNCLLLKLIDFSDNFLSGKFPESIQRLTSCTFLSLQGNSFTGGIPHWIGELINLEILDLSENRFSGWIPNSIGNLESLSRLNLSRNHITGNLPETMVNCIKLLSLDVSHNHLKGIISSWLFRIGIQSNNSKRNSSSFSSVYYYYGLQVLDLSSNAFFGQIPFGIGGLSSLQTLNLSTNNIYGFIPVSVRELKSLYILDLSHNELNGSIPDEIEGVISLTELRLQRNFLGGRIPVQIAKCSALRSLNLAHNKLNGSIPASIAELTNLQYADLSYNKLSGTLPKELTNLTQLFSFNVSYNHLQGELPVGGIFNKISPSFVSGNPLLCGSVVNHSCPSFHPKPIVLNPNSNCSNSRSSLQNHHHKITLSISVFIAIGAAISIVVGVVAVTVLNIHVRSSMSHSDPPFALSGGEDCSFSPSKDPNCGKRVMFSGDVVDFVDEAHNLNIESEIGGGGFGIVYYVVLRDGSSVAIKKLIVSSLTKSQEDFVREVKKLGEIRHHNLVVIEGYYWTSSSQLIIYEYLSRGNLNKLLHDDHSKIVFTWRQRFKIISGIAKGLAYLHQMNITHYNIKSTNVFIDFNDEPKIGDFGLLNLFPMLDHCVLSSKVQSALGYMAPEFACRTVNITEKCDIYGFGVLVLEVVTGKKPVEYMEDDVVVLCDMVRSSLEDGKIEQCIDEKLLGDFSVEEAMPVIKLGLVCASKVPSSRPDMAEVVNILELIQCSSEGQQEDLQ; encoded by the exons ATGAAGCAAGATCAATTCATCAACCTACCTTTATTTCTTGTTCTCTTTGGTCCATTCCTAGTGATCTCACAAAACCAACCTTTCAATGAAGATATGTTAGGATTAATAGTTTTCAAAGCAGGTCTAGAAGATCCAAAAAACAAACTCTCAACTTGGAATGAAGATGATTATAGTCCTTGCAATTGGGATGGTGTAAAATGTGACCCTTCAACAAATAGAGTGTCTTCTCTTATCCTTGATGGTTTCTCTCTTTATGGACACATTAATAGAGGCCTTATGAGATTGCAGTTCCTTCAAATTCTTTCCCTCTCTAGAAATAACTTCACAGGGACTATAAAAAATGACCTTCTTACCCTTTGGAATCTAAAAGTTGTTGACTTGAGTGAAAACAATCTCTTTGGAACAATCCCTGATGGATTTTTTCAACAATGTTGGTCTCTAAGAGTTTTGTCATTTTCTAAAAACAATCTCACAGGTAAAATTCCTGATTCTTTAACCTCATGCTTCTCATTAGCAACTTTGAATTTTTCATCAAATCAACTATGTGGTGAATTACCATATGGAATGTGGTTTCTTAGAGAACTACAATCACTTGATCTTTCAAATAACTTGATTAAAGGAAATATTCCTGAAGggtttcaaaatttatatgatttGAGAGAGTTAAGGGTAGGGAAGAATCTCTTCACTGGTAAGATTCCTGAGAGTGTTGGAAACTGTTTGCTTTTGAAGTTGATCGATTTCAGTGATAATTTTCTATCTGGAAAATTTCCTGAGTCAATACAAAGATTAACCTCATGCACATTTCTAAGTTTGCAAGGGAATTCTTTCACAGGAGGAATTCCACATTGGATTGGAGAATTGATAAATCTAGAGATATTGGATCTTTCTGAAAATAGATTTTCTGGTTGGATTCCAAATTCTATTGGAAATCTTGAATCACTTAGTAGATTGAACCTTTCGAGGAATCATATCACCGGAAATTTACCTGAAACAATGGTGAACTGCATTAAGCTTTTGAGTCTTGATGTTAGTCACAATCATTTGAAAGGAATTATTTCTTCATGGTTATTTAGAATTGGTATACAAAGTAATAATAGTAAGAGGAATTCTAGTTCATTTTCTtctgtttattattattatggacTTCAAGTTTTGGATTTGTCATCAAATGCATTTTTTGGTCAAATTCCATTTGGGATTGGAGGTCTTAGTAGCTTGCAAACATTGAATTTATCCACCAACAATATCTATGGTTTTATTCCAGTGAGTGTGAGAGAGCTTAAAAGTTTGTACATTCTTGATTTGAGTCACAATGAGCTTAATGGAAGCATTCCTGATGAAATTGAAGGGGTAATTTCACTTACTGAATTGAGGCTTCAAAGGAATTTCTTAGGTGGAAGAATTCCAGTTCAAATTGCAAAATGTTCAGCACTAAGATCATT GAATCTTGCACACAACAAGCTTAATGGTTCAATCCCTGCATCAATTGCAGAGCTAACAAATCTTCAGTATGCAGatttatcatataataaacTCTCTGGAACCTTACCTAAGGAACTCACAAATCTTACACAACTTTTCTCATTTAATGTTTCCTATAACCATCTCCAAGGTGAATTACCAGTTGGTGGAATCTTTAATAAAATCTCTCCCTCATTTGTTTCTGGAAATCCCTTGTTGTGTGGTTCTGTTGTTAATCATTCATGTCCATCTTTCCATCCAAAACCAATTGTTTTAAACCCTAATTCAAATTGCTCCAACTCAAGATCTTCATTACAAAACCATCATCATAAGATAACTCTTAGTATCTCTGTCTTTATTGCTATTGGTGCAGCTATTTCTATTGTTGTTGGTGTTGTTGCTGTTACTGTGTTAAATATTCATGTGAGATCTTCAATGTCACATTCTGATCCTCCATTTGCTTTATCTGGTGGTGAGGACTGTAGTTTTTCGCCTTCTAAAGATCCAAATTGTGGAAAACGTGTTATGTTTTCTGGTGatgttgttgattttgttgATGAGGCTCATAACCTTAACATAGAGAGCGAAATTGGTGGCGGCGGATTTGGAATTGTTTATTATGTTGTACTTCGAGATGGGAGCTCTGTTGCAATCAAGAAGCTTATAGTGTCAAGTTTGACTAAGTCTCAAGAAGATTTTGTGAGGGAAGTTAAAAAGCTTGGTGAGATTAGGCATCATAATCTTGTGGTCATTGAAGGTTATTATTGGACTTCATCATCGCAACTTATTATTTATGAGTACTTGTCTAGAGGGAATTTGAATAAGCTTTTACATGATGATCATAGCAAAATTGTGTTTACTTGGAGGCAAAGGTTCAAGATTATTTCAGGTATAGCAAAAGGGTTGGCTTATTTACACCAAATGAACATAACccattataatataaaatcaacaaatGTTTTCATTGATTTTAATGATGAACCAAAAATAGGAGACTTTGGTCTGTTGAATCTATTTCCAATGCTAGACCATTGTGTTTTGAGTAGCAAAGTTCAAAGTGCACTTGGATACATGGCTCCCGAGTTTGCGTGCCGAACGGTTAACATAACCGAAAAATGTGACATATATGGTTTTGGAGTTTTGGTACTAGAAGTTGTGACTGGAAAAAAACCTGTAGAATATATGGAGGATGATGTGGTTGTTTTATGTGACATGGTGAGGAGTTCATTGGAGGATGGAAAAATTGAGCAGTGTATTGATGAGAAACTTTTGGGTGATTTTTCTGTAGAGGAAGCAATGCCTGTGATTAAATTGGGATTGGTTTGTGCATCAAAAGTACCATCGAGTCGTCCCGATATGGCTGAGGTTGTCAACATATTAGAGTTGATTCAATGCTCTTCGGAAGGACAACAAGAGGATTTACAATGA